The following coding sequences are from one Lipingzhangella halophila window:
- a CDS encoding GNAT family N-acetyltransferase, which yields MSGIVFTRRDPRLGTFSLRPVDPEDDTATLHRWLTHPKSAFWLMGQATLDDVRREHREIAADPYREAYLGLHEGRPAFLVERYDPAHRELNGAYEHEPGDVGMHFLVAPTETPVRGFTLAVLVTVMDSLFATETAARVVVEPDVRNEAVHALNAAVGFEVVRTITLPDKDAYLSTCTRAQYRAARRDQGAAQ from the coding sequence ATGAGCGGCATCGTCTTCACCCGGCGCGACCCCCGCCTGGGAACGTTCAGCCTGCGCCCGGTCGACCCCGAGGACGACACCGCGACACTGCACCGCTGGCTCACCCACCCCAAGTCCGCGTTCTGGCTCATGGGCCAGGCCACTCTGGATGACGTGCGGCGGGAGCACCGCGAGATCGCCGCCGACCCCTACCGCGAGGCCTACCTGGGCCTGCACGAAGGGCGGCCGGCGTTCCTCGTCGAGCGCTACGACCCCGCGCACCGCGAGCTGAACGGCGCCTACGAGCACGAGCCCGGCGACGTCGGCATGCACTTCCTCGTGGCGCCCACCGAAACCCCGGTGCGCGGCTTCACCCTCGCCGTCCTGGTCACCGTCATGGACTCGCTGTTCGCCACCGAGACGGCGGCACGCGTTGTCGTGGAGCCCGACGTGCGCAACGAGGCGGTGCACGCGCTCAACGCCGCCGTCGGATTCGAGGTGGTGCGCACCATCACGCTCCCGGACAAGGACGCCTACCTCAGCACCTGCACCCGAGCGCAGTACCGCGCCGCGCGGCGCGACCAAGGAGCCGCCCAGTGA
- a CDS encoding lysine N(6)-hydroxylase/L-ornithine N(5)-oxygenase family protein, whose translation MTTTHDFIAVGLGPFNLGLACLTEPISELNGLFLEAEPEFDWHSGMLLEDSVLQTPFLADLVTLADPTSPYSFLNFLKESGRLYSFYIRESFYPLRNEFNDYCRWAAGKLAAVRFDHRVTAITHDADAGHYEVRAVRPSTGETLTYRGRRLVLGTGTPPHIPEPCRGLDGEAVHSSAYLHHKEALQAKDSITVVGSGQSAAEIYYDLLTDIDTRGYDLTWVTRSPRFFPLEYTKLTLEMTSPEYADYFHALPQPTRDRLVEAQKGLYKGIDSTLINAIFDLLYTKSRARTPPTRLMTNTEVTHARHDPGTGGYTLGLRQVEQRRDFTHPTQGLVLATGYRYEVPEFLAPIAHRINWDTAGRFAVRRDYSVDATGQEIYVQNAELHTHGFVAPDLGMAAYRNSCIIRALLGREYYPVERSIAFQEFSAPEQASHPMEVLR comes from the coding sequence TTGACCACGACGCACGACTTCATCGCAGTTGGGCTCGGCCCGTTCAATCTCGGGTTGGCGTGCCTGACCGAACCCATCTCGGAGCTCAACGGGCTCTTCCTGGAGGCCGAACCCGAGTTCGACTGGCACTCGGGCATGCTCCTGGAGGACAGCGTCCTGCAGACGCCGTTCCTGGCCGACCTGGTCACCCTGGCCGACCCCACCTCGCCGTACTCGTTTCTGAACTTCCTCAAGGAAAGCGGGCGGCTGTACTCCTTCTACATCCGCGAGTCCTTCTATCCGCTGCGCAACGAGTTCAACGACTACTGCCGCTGGGCCGCCGGCAAGCTGGCGGCGGTGCGCTTCGACCACCGCGTTACCGCCATCACCCACGATGCCGACGCGGGCCACTACGAGGTGCGCGCCGTCCGCCCCTCCACCGGGGAGACCCTCACCTACCGGGGGCGCCGCCTGGTGCTGGGCACCGGCACCCCGCCGCACATCCCCGAGCCGTGCCGCGGGTTGGACGGCGAGGCCGTGCACAGTTCGGCCTACCTCCACCACAAAGAGGCGCTGCAGGCAAAGGACAGCATCACCGTCGTCGGCAGCGGCCAGAGCGCGGCCGAGATCTACTACGACCTGCTGACCGACATCGACACCCGCGGCTACGACCTCACCTGGGTCACGCGCTCGCCGCGGTTCTTCCCGCTGGAGTACACCAAGCTCACGCTGGAGATGACCTCGCCGGAGTACGCCGACTACTTCCACGCGCTGCCGCAACCGACCCGCGACCGGCTGGTCGAGGCGCAGAAGGGCCTGTACAAGGGCATCGACTCCACGCTGATCAACGCGATCTTCGACCTGCTCTACACCAAGAGCCGCGCCCGCACCCCGCCCACCCGGCTGATGACCAACACCGAGGTCACGCACGCGCGCCACGACCCCGGCACCGGCGGCTACACCCTGGGGCTGCGCCAGGTGGAGCAGCGGCGCGACTTCACGCACCCCACCCAGGGGCTGGTCCTGGCCACCGGCTACCGCTACGAGGTCCCCGAGTTCCTGGCGCCGATCGCGCACCGCATCAACTGGGACACGGCCGGGCGCTTCGCGGTGCGGCGCGACTACAGCGTCGACGCCACCGGCCAGGAGATCTACGTGCAGAACGCGGAGCTGCACACGCACGGCTTCGTGGCGCCCGACCTCGGGATGGCCGCCTACCGCAACTCCTGCATCATCCGCGCGCTGCTGGGGCGGGAGTACTACCCGGTCGAACGTTCGATCGCGTTCCAGGAGTTCTCCGCGCCCGAGCAGGCGAGCCACCCGATGGAGGTGCTCCGATGA
- a CDS encoding type II toxin-antitoxin system Phd/YefM family antitoxin — MSETPTESIREVRDHLADVVDRAEREDVPTVVTRRGKEVAAVVSIDTLRQFQHWEEEELNRIVDERMADDDPGAPLDEVVAETLERPQ; from the coding sequence ATGAGCGAGACCCCTACAGAGTCCATCCGCGAGGTTCGCGACCATCTGGCTGACGTGGTCGACCGTGCCGAACGTGAGGACGTACCCACAGTGGTCACCCGGCGTGGCAAGGAGGTTGCCGCCGTGGTGAGCATCGACACCCTGCGCCAGTTCCAGCACTGGGAAGAGGAGGAGCTCAACCGGATCGTCGACGAGCGCATGGCCGACGATGACCCCGGAGCCCCACTGGATGAGGTGGTGGCAGAGACCCTGGAACGCCCGCAGTGA
- a CDS encoding RidA family protein, translated as MPHTILNPDTLHDPTPFGYSHIAATRGDLVVIAGQYACDDSGRVLDADFDTQVEVAFDRLGTALSAVGLDYSHVVRLGTYIVDHDESTLMVVGRHIARHWGTKPPTQTLLGVAGLALPGMRFEVDALAVRP; from the coding sequence ATGCCGCACACCATCCTCAACCCGGACACCCTGCACGACCCCACGCCGTTCGGGTACAGCCACATCGCCGCAACCCGGGGTGACCTGGTGGTCATCGCCGGCCAGTACGCCTGCGACGACTCCGGTCGCGTTCTCGACGCCGACTTCGACACCCAGGTGGAGGTGGCGTTCGACCGGCTCGGCACGGCGCTGAGCGCCGTCGGCCTCGACTACTCCCACGTCGTACGCCTGGGCACCTACATCGTGGACCACGACGAGAGCACACTGATGGTGGTGGGCCGGCACATCGCCCGGCACTGGGGCACGAAACCGCCCACCCAGACCCTCCTCGGTGTGGCCGGTCTCGCACTGCCGGGGATGCGCTTCGAGGTGGACGCGCTTGCTGTACGCCCGTGA
- a CDS encoding TetR/AcrR family transcriptional regulator has translation MGRPGRFTEDQILGAALEVVAAHGPAAATVSAIAAHLGAPVGSIYHRFASRDLLLARLWTRGVRRFQAGFLEALQAGDAERAALHTPRWCRESPNEARVLLLYRREDVAARWPEELGPEMAALATSLQSGLRTFAAEGGHDLQRVMFALVDVPHGAVRRYLSRGEAPPESVDSLIAETCRAVLGTP, from the coding sequence GTGGGCAGACCGGGCAGGTTCACCGAGGACCAGATCCTCGGGGCGGCGCTCGAAGTCGTTGCCGCCCACGGGCCGGCCGCGGCCACGGTGTCGGCGATCGCGGCCCACCTCGGCGCGCCGGTCGGCTCGATCTACCACCGGTTCGCCTCCCGGGACCTGCTGCTGGCCCGGCTGTGGACCCGGGGTGTCCGGCGCTTCCAGGCCGGCTTCCTGGAGGCGCTGCAGGCGGGCGACGCGGAGAGGGCGGCGCTGCACACCCCGCGCTGGTGCCGCGAGAGCCCGAACGAGGCGCGGGTGCTGCTGCTGTACCGGCGGGAGGACGTCGCCGCCCGCTGGCCCGAGGAGCTGGGACCGGAAATGGCCGCGCTCGCCACCTCACTGCAGAGCGGCCTGCGCACGTTCGCGGCCGAAGGCGGGCACGACCTGCAGCGGGTCATGTTCGCGCTGGTCGACGTCCCCCACGGGGCTGTACGGCGCTACCTTTCCCGCGGGGAGGCGCCACCGGAATCGGTCGACAGCCTCATCGCCGAGACGTGCCGGGCGGTGCTGGGGACACCCTGA
- a CDS encoding IucA/IucC family protein, protein MTPVAPANNRAPHPEHTAPHDAVAHLNPECWQHANRLLVRKMLAEFSHERLLTPEPCSAGHYVVRSDDGASEYRFAARLLALNHWQVDAASITRQRGTDQLSPDALDLILDLRQSLGLTERVLPVYLEEISSTLASSAFKLAGQRPSAAELSRAGFQEIEAAMTEGHPCFVANSGRIGIDAAEYPIYAPEAAPRVRLVWLAAHRDRCEFSASAGLDYPSLIRSELDEATLARFSARMAELGLDLDDYRLMPVHPWQWWNKLSVTFAGEVAQRRLVCLGRGDDEHQPQQSVRTLFNTTAPRRHYVKTALSVLNMGFLRGLSAEYMRATPAINDWLAGLVDGDTALRETGFSILRERAAVGYHHEQYAAATAKGSPYSKMLAALWRESPVPSVAPGQRLATMASLLHVDADGDSVAGALIAESGLSPRVWLRRYLDAYLRPLLHCFYAHDLVFMPHGENVILVLEGGVPVRVLMKDIAEEIAVLNPDARLPPKVERIRAEVPDELRTLSILTDVFDCFLRFLNAILQSEQILDEEEFWAAVAECVRDYQESMPHLAHRFANDDLFAERFGLSCLNRLQLRDNQQMVDLQDPASAIRLAGELDNPIAPFAGDTDGQQRAGADR, encoded by the coding sequence GTGACCCCCGTTGCCCCCGCCAACAACCGCGCCCCGCACCCCGAACACACCGCGCCCCACGACGCCGTCGCGCACCTGAACCCCGAGTGCTGGCAGCACGCGAACCGCCTCCTGGTGCGCAAGATGCTCGCCGAGTTCTCCCACGAGCGCCTGCTCACCCCAGAGCCGTGTTCCGCCGGGCACTACGTTGTGCGCAGCGACGACGGTGCGAGCGAGTACCGTTTCGCGGCGCGGCTGCTGGCCCTGAACCACTGGCAGGTCGACGCCGCCAGCATCACCCGCCAGCGCGGCACCGACCAACTCTCACCGGACGCGCTCGACCTCATCCTCGACCTGCGCCAGAGCCTGGGACTGACCGAACGGGTGCTGCCGGTGTACCTGGAGGAGATCAGCAGCACCCTGGCCAGCAGCGCGTTCAAGCTCGCCGGCCAGCGCCCCAGCGCCGCCGAGCTCAGCCGGGCGGGGTTCCAGGAGATCGAGGCCGCGATGACCGAGGGTCACCCGTGCTTCGTGGCCAACAGCGGCCGGATCGGCATCGACGCCGCCGAGTACCCCATCTACGCGCCCGAGGCCGCGCCCCGGGTGCGGCTCGTCTGGCTGGCCGCGCACCGCGACCGGTGCGAGTTCTCCGCCTCCGCCGGCCTCGACTACCCTTCGCTGATCCGCTCCGAGCTGGACGAGGCGACCCTGGCCCGGTTCTCGGCGCGCATGGCCGAGCTCGGGTTGGACCTGGACGACTACCGGCTGATGCCGGTCCACCCGTGGCAGTGGTGGAATAAGCTGTCGGTGACCTTCGCCGGCGAGGTGGCCCAGCGCCGCCTGGTGTGCCTGGGCCGCGGCGACGACGAACACCAACCGCAGCAGTCCGTCCGCACCCTGTTCAACACCACCGCGCCGCGGCGACACTACGTCAAGACCGCGCTGTCCGTGCTGAACATGGGGTTCCTGCGCGGCCTGTCCGCCGAGTACATGCGGGCCACCCCGGCCATCAACGACTGGCTGGCCGGCCTGGTCGACGGGGACACCGCGCTGCGCGAGACCGGGTTCTCCATCCTGCGTGAACGCGCGGCCGTGGGCTACCACCACGAGCAGTACGCGGCCGCCACCGCCAAAGGGTCGCCGTATTCGAAGATGCTCGCCGCACTGTGGCGGGAGAGCCCGGTGCCGTCGGTGGCGCCGGGCCAGCGGCTGGCGACCATGGCCAGCCTGCTGCACGTCGACGCCGACGGCGACTCGGTGGCGGGGGCGCTGATCGCGGAGTCGGGACTGTCGCCCCGGGTGTGGCTGCGGCGCTACCTGGATGCCTACCTGCGGCCGCTGCTGCACTGCTTCTACGCCCATGACCTGGTGTTTATGCCGCACGGGGAGAACGTCATCCTCGTGCTGGAGGGCGGAGTGCCAGTGCGGGTCCTCATGAAGGACATCGCCGAGGAGATCGCCGTCCTCAACCCCGATGCGCGGCTGCCGCCGAAGGTGGAGCGCATCCGCGCCGAGGTGCCCGACGAGCTGCGGACGCTGTCGATCCTCACCGACGTGTTCGACTGCTTCCTGCGGTTCCTCAACGCGATCCTGCAGAGCGAGCAGATCCTGGACGAGGAGGAGTTCTGGGCCGCCGTCGCCGAGTGCGTCCGGGACTACCAGGAGTCGATGCCGCACCTGGCACACCGCTTCGCCAACGACGACCTCTTCGCCGAGCGGTTCGGCCTGTCGTGTCTGAACCGGCTGCAGCTACGCGACAACCAGCAGATGGTGGACCTGCAGGACCCGGCCAGCGCGATCCGGCTCGCCGGCGAGCTGGACAACCCGATCGCCCCATTCGCCGGCGACACCGACGGCCAGCAGCGGGCGGGGGCGGACCGGTAG
- a CDS encoding pyridoxal phosphate-dependent decarboxylase family protein yields MTLLGHSDEEYPPAPGTPPGAAPPAARAHLLNGRTAQSYRGTVTEGVDRVARRISGVTQPATGASVPDVTAEFADLDLDQPLHDPARALDELERVYLRDAVYFHHPRYLAHLNCPIVIPALLGEAVLSAVNSSLDTWDQSAGATLIERQLIDWTARRLGLGPAADGVFTSGGTQSNLQALLLARDEACAAVRRRSTGQARTSGILPRLRVLTSECAHFSVAKSAALLGLGYEAVLPVPSDADKRMNPAALAGELDRCRREGLVPMAVVATAGTTDFGSIDPLNEIADLCERSGAWLHVDAAYGCGLLVSRRRHLLAGIERADSVTVDFHKSFFQPVSSSAVLVRDRATLRHATYHADYLNPESDAEDRVPNQVDKSIQTTRRFDALKLWLTLRVMGAEAIGELFDAVVDRAAEAWAQIEADPRFEVVTRPQLSTLVFRYLPRAEATPEMCDRVNRRARQALFDSGAAVVAATTVEGRQYLKFTLLNPETSANDITEVLDLVAEHGALAELAELSRSGVS; encoded by the coding sequence ATGACTCTCCTCGGGCATTCCGACGAGGAATACCCTCCAGCCCCCGGAACCCCACCCGGCGCGGCCCCGCCGGCCGCCCGCGCGCATCTCCTCAACGGCCGCACCGCCCAGTCGTACCGGGGGACGGTCACCGAAGGGGTCGATCGGGTCGCGCGCCGGATCTCCGGCGTGACCCAACCCGCCACTGGCGCCTCCGTGCCCGATGTGACGGCCGAGTTCGCCGACCTCGACCTGGACCAACCGCTGCACGACCCGGCGCGTGCCCTGGACGAGCTGGAACGCGTCTACCTGCGCGACGCCGTGTACTTCCACCACCCTCGCTATCTCGCCCACCTCAACTGCCCCATCGTCATCCCGGCACTTCTCGGCGAGGCGGTGCTCTCAGCCGTGAACTCCTCGCTGGACACCTGGGACCAGAGCGCCGGGGCCACACTGATCGAACGCCAGCTGATCGACTGGACCGCGCGGCGCCTCGGGCTCGGCCCGGCCGCCGATGGCGTGTTCACCAGCGGCGGCACCCAGTCCAACCTGCAAGCCCTGCTGCTGGCCCGCGACGAGGCCTGCGCGGCCGTGCGCCGGCGAAGCACGGGCCAGGCCCGCACCAGCGGGATCCTGCCCCGGCTACGTGTTCTGACCTCCGAGTGCGCACACTTCAGCGTCGCGAAGTCGGCGGCGCTGCTCGGATTGGGCTACGAGGCCGTGCTGCCGGTACCCAGCGACGCCGACAAGCGGATGAACCCGGCCGCCCTGGCCGGGGAGCTCGACCGCTGCCGCCGCGAAGGGCTCGTGCCCATGGCCGTGGTGGCCACCGCCGGAACGACCGACTTCGGCAGCATCGACCCGCTCAACGAGATCGCGGACCTGTGCGAGCGCTCCGGCGCCTGGCTGCACGTCGACGCCGCCTACGGCTGCGGCCTGCTCGTCTCGCGCCGGCGCCACCTGCTGGCCGGCATCGAGCGCGCGGACTCGGTGACCGTTGACTTCCACAAATCGTTCTTCCAGCCGGTCAGCTCCAGCGCGGTCCTGGTGCGCGACCGGGCGACACTGCGGCACGCGACCTACCACGCCGACTACCTCAACCCGGAAAGCGACGCCGAGGACCGCGTCCCCAACCAGGTCGACAAGAGCATCCAGACCACCCGGCGCTTCGACGCGCTCAAACTCTGGTTGACCCTACGCGTCATGGGCGCCGAGGCCATCGGCGAGCTCTTCGACGCGGTGGTGGACCGCGCGGCCGAGGCGTGGGCCCAGATCGAGGCCGACCCCCGCTTCGAGGTGGTGACCCGCCCCCAGCTCAGCACCCTGGTGTTTCGTTACCTGCCGCGCGCCGAGGCCACGCCCGAAATGTGCGACCGCGTCAACCGCCGCGCGCGCCAGGCCCTGTTCGACTCGGGAGCGGCCGTGGTGGCCGCCACCACCGTCGAGGGCCGGCAGTACCTGAAATTCACCCTGCTCAACCCCGAGACGTCGGCGAACGACATCACCGAGGTGCTCGACCTGGTCGCCGAGCACGGCGCTCTGGCCGAGCTGGCCGAACTCAGCCGTTCCGGTGTCAGCTAG
- a CDS encoding RrF2 family transcriptional regulator: MRMAEGVEWALHSCLNLAWVGPERAVPTAALAAFYELPAAYLNKQLQALARAGVVYSTPGPGGGFRLARDPEQITLLDVVVAIEGREDAFQCTEIRQRGPGATPDAPTAPCLVDQAMRRAEIAWRAELASQTIAELQAAVRQAAPEVPVRARQWFAATP; encoded by the coding sequence ATGCGGATGGCGGAAGGGGTTGAGTGGGCGCTACACAGCTGCCTCAACCTGGCATGGGTGGGACCCGAGCGCGCGGTCCCCACCGCGGCCCTGGCCGCGTTCTACGAGCTTCCCGCCGCCTACCTGAACAAGCAGTTGCAGGCCCTGGCCCGCGCTGGGGTGGTGTACTCCACGCCGGGGCCGGGTGGCGGGTTCCGGCTGGCGCGCGACCCCGAGCAGATCACGCTCTTGGACGTCGTCGTCGCGATCGAGGGGCGCGAGGACGCGTTCCAGTGCACCGAGATCCGGCAGCGTGGTCCCGGTGCGACCCCGGACGCACCCACCGCCCCCTGCCTGGTCGACCAGGCGATGCGCCGGGCCGAGATCGCCTGGCGCGCCGAGCTGGCCAGCCAGACGATCGCGGAACTGCAGGCGGCGGTGCGGCAGGCCGCACCTGAGGTTCCGGTACGCGCGCGGCAGTGGTTCGCGGCAACGCCGTGA
- a CDS encoding type II toxin-antitoxin system RelE family toxin, whose translation MSGYQTRFHRAARDELRKIPKQTAMTILRKLANLENDPYGYGTTALVSRPERRRLRVGDYRVIYTVDNGQLVVWVIQVGHRSTIYD comes from the coding sequence GTGAGCGGCTACCAGACTCGGTTCCATCGCGCTGCCCGCGACGAGTTGCGCAAGATCCCCAAACAGACCGCGATGACGATCCTGCGCAAACTTGCGAACCTGGAGAACGATCCCTATGGCTACGGCACCACCGCGCTAGTCTCACGCCCCGAACGCCGCCGGCTCCGCGTGGGCGACTACCGCGTTATCTACACCGTGGACAACGGTCAACTTGTGGTCTGGGTCATCCAGGTAGGTCACCGTTCGACCATCTACGACTGA
- a CDS encoding type II toxin-antitoxin system HicB family antitoxin yields the protein MQTRTLTVAITREDDRYVAQCLEADVSSFGDTRGEAITMVTEALELWFEDAPVEERIKV from the coding sequence GTGCAGACTCGCACTCTGACCGTTGCCATCACCCGCGAGGACGACCGGTATGTCGCCCAATGCCTGGAGGCCGACGTCTCCAGCTTCGGCGATACCCGGGGCGAAGCGATCACGATGGTCACCGAAGCACTCGAACTGTGGTTCGAGGACGCGCCCGTTGAAGAGCGCATCAAGGTCTGA
- a CDS encoding MFS transporter produces MASADSTERAVPAPPAADTQQRSPARGWMAVCAVTLGIFTLMTTELVPVGLLRPIGASLAVSDGAAGLMVTGPGLVAAVSAPVTIVVLGRTDRRVVLALLLGVLVAANLTSALAPHFAVLLAARLLVGVSIGGFWAIAGSLALRLVAERHVARATSIIFGGVAAASVLGVPLATVLGDLAGWRTAFAGLGALGLVAVGLLLILVPRLPASEPIRFGELPSLVRTNVGVRAGIVLTVLLVTGHFTAFTYVRPLLSDVSGVAAGLVGGLLLGYGAVGIAGNFLAGAGAGRDARRTVLWIAVLLSAALPVFALVGTTPLGGGAALLLWGMAYGGVSVGLQSWMIATAPRAAEAATALFVCAFNAAIAFGALFGGLVVDTLDVPAAPWAGTALTVLGVAVAAAARRRPRNV; encoded by the coding sequence ATGGCGTCGGCTGACTCGACAGAACGCGCGGTCCCCGCGCCACCCGCGGCGGATACGCAGCAGCGCTCCCCCGCCCGCGGATGGATGGCCGTGTGCGCGGTCACGCTCGGCATCTTCACACTCATGACCACGGAGCTGGTCCCCGTCGGCCTGCTCAGGCCGATCGGGGCATCGCTCGCGGTCTCCGACGGCGCTGCGGGACTCATGGTGACCGGCCCCGGCCTGGTCGCGGCGGTCTCCGCGCCGGTGACCATTGTGGTGTTGGGCCGAACGGATCGCCGAGTCGTGCTGGCCCTGCTGCTCGGGGTGCTCGTGGCCGCCAACCTGACCAGCGCGCTCGCCCCGCACTTCGCGGTGCTTCTGGCGGCGCGCCTGCTGGTGGGCGTGAGCATTGGCGGTTTCTGGGCGATCGCCGGAAGTCTCGCCCTGCGGCTCGTCGCGGAACGGCACGTCGCGCGGGCGACGTCGATCATCTTCGGCGGCGTCGCCGCGGCGTCGGTGCTCGGCGTGCCACTCGCGACCGTTCTGGGTGACCTGGCTGGCTGGCGAACAGCCTTCGCTGGGCTCGGGGCCCTGGGCCTGGTGGCGGTTGGGCTGCTGCTCATCCTGGTGCCGCGGTTGCCCGCGAGCGAGCCGATCCGCTTCGGTGAGCTGCCCTCCCTGGTGCGGACCAACGTGGGCGTGCGCGCCGGGATCGTGCTGACCGTGCTGCTCGTCACCGGGCACTTCACCGCGTTCACCTACGTCCGGCCGTTACTCAGCGACGTGTCGGGGGTGGCTGCCGGGCTCGTGGGTGGGCTGCTGCTCGGCTACGGAGCTGTGGGGATCGCCGGGAACTTTCTCGCCGGCGCGGGCGCGGGACGCGACGCGCGTAGGACCGTGCTCTGGATCGCGGTCCTACTCAGCGCCGCTCTTCCGGTGTTCGCGCTGGTGGGCACGACACCACTGGGCGGAGGCGCGGCGCTGCTGCTGTGGGGGATGGCCTACGGCGGGGTGTCGGTGGGCCTGCAGTCGTGGATGATCGCGACCGCTCCCCGCGCGGCCGAGGCGGCAACCGCATTGTTCGTCTGCGCGTTCAACGCGGCGATCGCGTTCGGCGCGCTCTTCGGCGGGCTCGTGGTGGACACTCTGGACGTCCCCGCCGCTCCCTGGGCCGGCACGGCCCTGACCGTGCTCGGTGTCGCGGTAGCCGCCGCCGCGCGCCGCCGGCCCCGAAACGTGTGA
- a CDS encoding nuclear transport factor 2 family protein codes for MSPTVEKLYLALRERDVTSLYALLHPDFEGHVAPGMPCGVGGAHHGRDAMILGVWGEVAGHFDTAPYPETSQQTTDGTIVVTGHYRGTARATGRDYAAEFTHLWRLSNDRVSWLHQYTDTAKWHEALATAP; via the coding sequence GTGTCCCCCACCGTTGAGAAGCTCTACCTGGCCCTGCGCGAACGCGATGTCACCAGCCTCTACGCGCTGCTGCACCCCGACTTCGAGGGGCATGTGGCCCCCGGCATGCCCTGCGGCGTGGGTGGCGCGCACCACGGCCGCGACGCGATGATCCTCGGAGTGTGGGGCGAGGTCGCCGGCCACTTCGACACCGCGCCCTACCCCGAGACCAGCCAGCAGACCACCGACGGCACGATTGTCGTCACCGGCCACTACCGGGGCACCGCCCGCGCCACCGGGCGCGACTATGCAGCGGAGTTCACCCACCTGTGGCGGCTCAGCAACGATCGGGTGAGCTGGCTGCACCAGTACACCGACACCGCCAAGTGGCACGAGGCGCTTGCGACGGCGCCGTGA